From Cellulosimicrobium sp. ES-005, one genomic window encodes:
- the glsA gene encoding glutaminase A, whose translation MGLDVDGVEQEVATGSLPGWDRVEEHVRAAHERYRAHDDGAVADYIPVLAEADPALFGVCVAESGGAVHAVGDADVEFSVQSISKAFVYALVCEAYGHEGVLERVGVDNTGLAFNSVMAVELHDGHPRNPMVNAGALATTALMPGSSFAEQWENVRTGLSRFAGRSLELDGVVYRSESATNMRNKAIARLLESYGRIEVDPLEVVDVYTKQCALRVSARDLAVMGATLADGGVNPVTGERVVSAQVCRDTLAVLAATGMYERSGEWLFEIGLPAKSGVAGGIVAVAPGKGAIGTFSPPLDPAGNSVRGQRATAYLSRTLGLNLFASSPHVPVTTTRPTERRDAAL comes from the coding sequence ATGGGACTGGACGTCGACGGGGTCGAGCAGGAGGTCGCGACCGGGTCCCTCCCGGGGTGGGACCGCGTCGAGGAGCACGTGCGCGCGGCCCACGAGCGGTACCGCGCGCACGACGACGGTGCTGTCGCCGACTACATCCCCGTCCTCGCCGAGGCGGACCCGGCTCTGTTCGGGGTGTGCGTCGCCGAGTCGGGCGGGGCGGTCCACGCCGTGGGCGACGCCGACGTCGAGTTCTCCGTCCAGTCGATCTCCAAGGCGTTCGTCTACGCGCTCGTCTGCGAGGCCTACGGCCACGAGGGGGTGCTCGAACGGGTCGGGGTGGACAACACGGGCCTCGCCTTCAACTCGGTGATGGCGGTCGAGCTCCACGACGGCCACCCGCGCAACCCCATGGTCAACGCGGGCGCGCTCGCGACCACGGCCCTCATGCCCGGCTCGTCCTTCGCCGAGCAGTGGGAGAACGTGCGGACCGGCCTGTCCCGTTTCGCCGGTCGGTCGCTCGAGCTCGACGGGGTCGTGTACCGATCGGAGTCGGCGACGAACATGCGCAACAAGGCGATCGCGCGGCTCCTGGAGAGCTACGGACGAATCGAGGTCGACCCGCTGGAGGTCGTCGACGTCTACACCAAGCAGTGCGCGCTGCGCGTGAGCGCGCGCGACCTCGCCGTCATGGGCGCGACCCTCGCGGACGGCGGGGTCAACCCGGTCACGGGCGAGCGCGTGGTCTCCGCGCAGGTCTGCCGCGACACGCTCGCGGTGCTCGCCGCGACGGGCATGTACGAGCGGTCCGGGGAGTGGCTGTTCGAGATCGGCCTGCCGGCCAAGTCCGGCGTGGCCGGGGGCATCGTCGCGGTCGCCCCCGGCAAGGGGGCGATCGGCACGTTCTCACCGCCGCTCGACCCGGCCGGGAACAGCGTGCGCGGCCAGCGTGCGACCGCGTACCTCTCGCGGACGCTCGGCCTCAACCTCTTCGCGTCCTCCCCGCACGTCCCCGTGACGACCACTCGCCCGACCGAGAGAAGGGACGCCGCCCTGTGA
- a CDS encoding MFS transporter, with the protein MSTRDAVDATAAPATEDRRSWVPMVGLFLAQVLMSFNVAALPVSLGGMVEDFGVPPTVASTTIVVYGLAVAALVMTGAKLGQRIGWVAIFRVVVATFAGSALLMILSPTVAWAIAGQAVAGASAAIIVPALVALIAENYRGPQQATAIGSLGSARAVSGMSAFFIGGALGTLIGWRPTFGIVLALAVVVFVLSFRLRSDAGDPGIRIDLVAAVLIGVAVVALTLGFNNLNAWGLFFAAPGAPFDLVGVSPAPVLVLLGIVLGQAFFWWTRRRTAAGKVPLVDLSVLARPSERAAVYAMFVVVALEAALNFTVPLYIQIVQGRTPFDTALAMMPFNLTVFVTATLVVRFYRRYPPRTIGVFGFTLTTAALLWLSFVVTNNWETLPTILGLVVFGIGQGALVTLVFNVLVTAAPKTLAGDVGSIRGTTQNLASAVGTALAGALLVTILSFSVGRAVVEHPELPPSLVAQVDLDTVNFVSNDDLRTVLAGTDATPAQVDAAVALNEDARLGTLKIGLLVLAAVSATAILPASRLPRYRPDEIPDPAPAR; encoded by the coding sequence GTGAGCACCCGAGACGCCGTCGACGCCACCGCCGCACCGGCGACCGAGGACCGTCGGTCGTGGGTGCCGATGGTCGGCCTGTTCCTCGCCCAGGTCCTCATGTCGTTCAACGTCGCGGCGCTGCCCGTGTCGCTGGGCGGGATGGTGGAGGACTTCGGCGTCCCGCCGACCGTCGCGAGCACGACGATCGTCGTCTACGGCCTCGCGGTCGCCGCGCTCGTCATGACCGGGGCGAAGCTGGGGCAGCGGATCGGGTGGGTCGCGATCTTCCGGGTCGTCGTGGCGACGTTCGCCGGCTCGGCGCTGCTCATGATCCTCTCGCCGACCGTCGCGTGGGCCATCGCGGGCCAGGCCGTCGCGGGCGCCTCGGCCGCGATCATCGTGCCCGCGCTCGTCGCCCTCATCGCGGAGAACTACCGCGGGCCCCAGCAGGCGACGGCGATCGGCTCGCTGGGCTCGGCGCGCGCGGTGTCCGGCATGAGCGCGTTCTTCATCGGCGGCGCGCTCGGGACGCTCATCGGCTGGCGACCCACCTTCGGCATCGTCCTCGCGCTCGCCGTCGTCGTCTTCGTGCTCAGCTTCCGGCTCCGGTCCGACGCGGGCGACCCCGGCATCCGCATCGACCTCGTGGCCGCGGTGCTCATCGGCGTGGCCGTCGTGGCGCTCACCCTCGGCTTCAACAACCTCAACGCCTGGGGACTGTTCTTCGCCGCGCCGGGCGCCCCGTTCGACCTGGTCGGCGTCTCGCCCGCACCCGTGCTCGTCCTGCTCGGCATCGTGCTCGGGCAGGCGTTCTTCTGGTGGACGCGGCGCCGGACCGCCGCCGGCAAGGTCCCGCTCGTCGACCTGTCCGTCCTCGCACGGCCCAGCGAACGAGCGGCGGTCTACGCGATGTTCGTCGTGGTCGCCCTCGAGGCCGCGCTGAACTTCACCGTGCCGCTGTACATCCAGATCGTGCAGGGCCGCACGCCGTTCGACACGGCGCTCGCGATGATGCCGTTCAACCTCACCGTGTTCGTCACCGCGACGCTCGTCGTGCGCTTCTACCGGCGCTACCCGCCGCGCACGATCGGGGTCTTCGGCTTCACCCTGACGACCGCCGCGCTGCTCTGGCTGTCGTTCGTCGTGACGAACAACTGGGAGACGCTGCCCACGATCCTCGGCCTCGTCGTCTTCGGGATCGGTCAGGGTGCGCTCGTGACGCTCGTGTTCAACGTGCTCGTCACGGCGGCGCCCAAGACCCTCGCGGGCGACGTCGGCTCGATCCGCGGCACGACGCAGAACCTCGCCTCGGCGGTCGGCACGGCGCTCGCGGGGGCTCTGCTCGTGACGATCCTGTCGTTCAGCGTCGGGCGCGCCGTCGTCGAGCACCCCGAGCTGCCGCCGTCGCTCGTCGCCCAGGTCGACCTCGACACCGTCAACTTCGTGAGCAACGACGACCTGCGCACGGTCCTCGCGGGCACCGACGCGACGCCCGCCCAGGTGGACGCCGCCGTCGCGCTCAACGAGGACGCGCGCCTCGGGACGCTGAAGATCGGCCTCCTCGTCCTGGCCGCGGTCAGCGCGACGGCGATCCTCCCCGCGAGCCGCCTGCCGCGCTACCGGCCCGACGAGATCCCCGACCCCGCGCCCGCCCGGTAG